CCTTCGCTTTGTCGTTGCGCTCCCGCTCCTGATCTTTATGACATGGAACGAAGGTGCGGCATGGACATTTCCGTCCGGAACGGGTGAACAGACTGCTGTGATCCTCAACATTCTCGGTCAGGCATTGTTACCAGGTTTGCTCAGTCTTCTGTTGTATTACAAAGGTCTGTCGTCAACCAAAGCTTCTGTTGCAACTCTTGCAGAACTCAGCTTCCCGATGGCAGGTGTGTTGGTGAACTGGATTGCTTTCCGTACGCTAATTACATGGGAGCAGCTGCTTGGTTTTATCTTAATCTGGGTTGCCCTCTTTGCCATTTCCAAACAGCAGGAACGATCATCAACTGCGGCGGATGCGGCACCAAAGCTGCGAACAGAGTAAGGTAATATCCTAGCATCACATATAAATCAATAATCGAATTTTAAAATAAAACCATTGTACATCGTATTAGATGAGCAATGGTTTTTTCATTTCCATTCCATTAATATTACACGATCATTTTCTCAATGAGTAATATGGCTATTAACCCTCTGCTTTATTTTGATATCGCAACTCCTCCCTCTTTTCCATTCGACCTCATACCGAATATGCAAATCATCGCACTACGTCTCTTCTATGTTTTGTCTTTTGTCTAATCCGGTGGTACGATGACATATGGAATAAACAGATGAATTATATTCAGAGAGGAACGATCATAATGTCTTCATTCTCATATACCTCACACGACGCCGTAGGTTTGGCTGAACTGATTCGATCCCGGGAAGTATCCCCGGTTGAATTGCTGGAAGCGGCGTTTGCACGCCTTGAAGAAGTGAATCCGCAACTTAATGCAGTTATTCGTACATATGAAAATCGCGCACGGGAGGAAGCCAGTTTAGTTCGCCCTGGAGAACAACCTTTTGCCGGTGTGCCCCTGCTCCTGAAAGATATCTCTCAATCCTTGGAAGGTGAATTTCTCACTTCAGGCTCCCGTCTGTTCAGCGAGCATCGGGCATTACGTAATTCCAACTTTGTCACTAGACTCCGTGATGCGGGTTTTCTCATCATAGGACATACGAATACGCCCGAGTTTGGCTTGAAAAATATTACGGAGCCCCGCCTCCATGGTCCAAGTCGCAATCCCTGGAATATCAATCACTCTCCAGGTGGATCAAGCGGTGGTGCCGCTGCCGCTGTAGCTTCGGGTATTGTTCCTCTGGCCGGAGCCAGTGACGGAGGCGGTTCGATTCGTATCCCGGCTTCCTTTAGCGGACTGTTTGGATTGAAGCCAACTCGTGGGCGCACACCTGTAGGACCGGGAGTTGGTCGTCAATGGCAAGGCGCATCGATTGATTTCGCCCTCTCTCGCTCGGTTCGGGACAGTGCTGCATTGCTTGATACCTTACAAGTCATACAGCCTGAAGCTGCGTTTCATGCGCCACTCTTTCCGGGCAGTTACTTGGCAGATATGAGCTATCCACATCAACGCAAACTGAAAATTGCATACACAACGGATTCGCCTGTAGGTACACCCGTCAGTGCAGAAGCCAAAGAGTCTGTATTCAAGCTCGTTCGCTGGTTGGAAGAACAAGGTCATTATGTTGAAGAAAAGCTGAGTCCAGTCAACGGAGTTAGATTGATGGAGAACTATTACATGATGAACAGTGGAGAGATGGCCGCGATGATTTCTACCATGGAACGATCCATGGGCCGCGCTCTGACCTCCGATGATATGGAGATTGAATCCTGGGTTCTGGCTGAAGCTGGCAAAAAGGTGTCCGCCGCGGAATTTGTACATAGCTTAGCTGAATGGGATGTAGCCGCAGCTCAGATGTCCACCTTGTTTGAGCGTTATGACTTCTACGTCACACCTGTTAATGCTTTTCCTGCGCCTAAGATTGGGGAACTAACACCTCATGACGAACAGATCCGTAATCTGATGCGGATTAGTGAGTTGGACAAGACCCAGCAGCAACAACTCATCTATGAAATGTTTGAGCCCAGTCTTACGTATACACCTTTCACCCAGCTTGCGAATCTGACTGGCCAGCCTGCGATAAGTATACCTCTGCATATCACACCTGGAGGTTTGCCAATGGGTGTACAAGTGATGGCAACCAAGGGACGTGAAGATTGGTTATTACATCTGGCTGCACAGCTTGAACAATCAGATCTCTGGATCGGGATGAAAGGTAATCCACTATTCCCAGCATGAAAACTTCATCTGTTCCGCATACTGAAAGCAAAAAGTAGCGGAGGAATGTGACGGATGAATACGAATCAGCGCCATAAACAGTCTTATCGTATCCCTGCCAAAACGGGATATGCTCTGAAAGTAAGCAAAGGTTCCTTATTACGCATAACGGATCTGGAGGGACAGCAAGTTATTGATTTTGTGGCATACGATGCTACAGATGCTAACCATCGCTTGGACCCCGGTGTGACCATGGACGTATTACGTACTTACCGAATTAAACCGGGACAATTTGTGTATTCCAATCAATATCAACCATTACTCAAGATTGTCCGTGACACCGTTGGGGTTCATGATTTCTTCAACTCAGCTTGTCGTCCAGAAATGTATGAGGTGTTATACGATAAAAAGGACCACGCCAGTTGTTATCACAATCTGAACACGGCACTGGAACCCTTCGGAATCTTACCGCCGGATCAACACTATCCCTTTAATCTGTTTATGAAGTCGGTTGTAGACAGTGAAGGTAAGATTGATGTTGTAGCTCCCGATTCTCGTGCAGGTGATTATATCGAGATGGAGGCATTAATGGATCTCACGATCGGGCTCTCCGCTTGCCCTTGTGAAGAAAGCTCATGCAACGGCTACAACTGCACCCCAATCCAATTGGATGTGGAACTTTAACAGAATAACAAGCCTTGACGCACTATGATAAAAAGCAGCTGTTCTAATTCACTCCTTGCGGGAATACGATGACTTGTACCCATTTTCTGTGACGACTGGTACAATTCGTCGAACCCGTTAAGGAGTGAACGTATTTATGTCTGTACTGTTCAGTTATATTATTCTGGGAATATCATTGTCCGCTCCAATCGGTCCGATTAATGCTGCTCAACTGGACCGTGGAGCTCGACATGGATTCATGCATGCCTGGATTCTAGGACTCGGAGCTATGTTTGCAGACTTGGTGTATATGCTGCTGATTTATTTTGGAGTTGCCCATTTTCTGGACACGCCGTTCATGCGCTCTTTTCTCTGGTCATTTGGCAGTTTTATTCTGATTTACACGGGAGTGGAAACGCTCTCGAAGCTGAAACAGGGGATTCACGGTACATCTACTGCGGAAGCCACTGTTCGAAAATCCTTTATATCCGGCTTTTTGATGGCTCTGTCCAATCCACTGAATATTTTGTTCTGGCTTGGGATCTATGGCTCTATTCTCGCGACAACTGTCAAGCATACGGACACCGCTCATTTGTTGCTCTACAGTTCAGGCATATTCATCGGTATCCTGGTGTGGGATGTCATTATGGCTGGCATGGCCAGTCGATTCCACAAACATAGCAGTGAGAATGTATTGCGCTGGATCTCCATCATTTCAGGAATTTGCCTGATCGGATTTGGTTTGTATTTCGGGTACGAAGCTGTGCGCTCCATTTTTTTCTGACAATAAAATCAGGCTGGACAGTCACCCAACTTCCCCCACATTAATACTGTAACGGTATCATGTGGAATGGAGTTGGGAATCAATGGCGGAGCTGTATAGTGCCGACGAAATAAATAGTTTATATGAGCGTCTTCCATCTTGGCAGCAGGACGCTTATTCGCAATTTGCAGATATGATTGCCGATGAAAATAATACGTATCCATGTGTACCAGGACGAATGGGATTTCTGTCAGGACATTTGAGATATGGCTTTACGTGTGACCCCCGATCAGAACATGCTGCTGAAGATATGGCCGATCTGCTTAGACAATATGGTCCTGTCTCCAGAGACACCGGTCATTATGCTTCCATGGTCGTGATCTGTGAGACGCCAAGTGATCTGAAAGATCACACAACGGTGGAGCAATATCAGACCTTATTCTGGCAAATGCTTAATCGGGTAAGTTCACACGATACCGAGCCTTGGCCGGAACATATTTCAACTGACCCTCATGATTCGTCTTGGGAGTTTTGCTTTGGGGGTGAGCCATATTTTTGTTTCTGTGCGACTCCAGCACATAAACTCCGAGCCAGCCGACATTTTCCTTATCTCATGTTTGCTTTTCAACCGCGGTGGGTATTCGAATCCATTAATGACAACACCCCTCTTGGCCGTAAAATGAAAACCTTAATCCGCAAACGTCTCGCCGCGTATGATGCTGTACCTGCTCACCCTTCACTGATGTGGTATGGTCAGCAGGATAATCTGGAATGGAAACAATATTTTTTGCCTGATGATGAGCAGACACCTTCCAAATGTCCATTCATGCGGATGAAGCAAGCTTTGGGCAAGTTGACGAAATAATCCTAAGCACTTATTACGTACTCTTCATATATTGGGTAACCTCCGTGAAAGTTGCTTAAGGTCTGGAGGGTGAAGATTGCGCCGATTTGGAGCCACGTACTTTGTGAACAATATATGTGATGATCCCAAGGAACACCACAAGTCCCACGCTTGCCAGCAGACCCGTTCTGCTGGCTTTTTCCATCGCTGTTCCGGCCACAGCGGCCACAATTAATACCATGGCAATCCATACTTTGATGCGATTCCACTTCACAGGCTTCAATTTCTTAATGTATGTGATGCAGATAAGTAGCCATGTATACATCAACACCAGACTACCGGCTGTCGTCACATATTCAAAAAGGCTTTTGGGCATCCATAATGCCATCAACGTAGACAGGAGTAATCCGGCCGCTGTGCAACACAATGCCTGAAGTGGCATGTCCTTTTTCCCCCAGGTCTTCGTAAACAGCTTAGGTGCATCTCCATCTTCTGCGAGTTTCACCAACATGGACGTAATGGCATATAGCGAAGCCACCATCGTCGAGAATCCGGCAATAATCAGAATTCCGTTGAGAATGTGCACGACTACGGTTAAGCCAATGGTTGACATGGCTTTGACCAAAGGACTTTCATCCGGGGTCAACTGAGCTGAAGGCACAAGAAACAGGATCAACGCAATGGCAATCACATAGAGTGTACTCACCGATAATAACATTACTCGACCTGATTTCACTGCATCTTTTGGCTCTTTAAGGTTGGCTGCCATCAAGCCCATGACCTCGATCCCGGCAAAAGCAAAGAATGCATAGATGAAACCGGTCCATACTCCTTTACCTCCATGAGGGAACCATTCATTCTTTAATTGTTCAGGCGTCACTTTTACAGGTAACCAACCCAGACAAGCTGCTCCTGCTATAGCTATAAATGCAACCGTTGCAGCAAGTTTGATTACAGCAAGAATATTCTCCGTTTTGGTTAATCCCTTCGCTCCCAGTGCAGCAATGAACAGACCTATAGCGGCATAGATCGCAACAAATGCCCAAAGCGGAAACTTGGGAAACCAGAATTGAGAGAACAGCCCAAGTGCCGTTAATGAGCTGCCCATGATGAGCATTTCAGAGAACCAGTACATCCATCCACTACCAAAACCAGCCCAAGGTCCGAATGCTTCGCCTGCATACGTTCGAAAAGCACCTTCCTTTGGATCATCTGCGGTCATCTGTGCCAGCGCACCAAATACAAAGTAAGTACCTGCCGCCGCCAGCACCAACAATATAAGCACGGATATGCCGGCCCAATGAATTGCGAGACTGGTTCCTAGAAAAAATCCAGTTCCCAGTGTGCAACCCGCGCCAAATAAAGACAGGCTGACCCAACTTAGTTTATCGTTGTCTTTTTTACGGTGTTGCTGACTTTTCATGAAGCTCCTCCTTCAACCTGTTCCCCTTACGATTTACAGGTCATGGAGGTTTTATGTCCGTATTACCAAAAGAATTATTATTAGTTTACATAATATTTAATATGTTTAATTTATTCTGATGAGGAATTTAAGCTATATACTTTTAGGCATCATTCCGAAGGATATTCTCAATCCTATTTAAAATCCGAAAAAAAATGTTGTTGACTTCTATCGCTTGGAGTGGTTTTCCTTTTAAACATGTCGGAGCGTTAACGAAACTTTATGTGATATGGTAACTAAAGTGAGAGAATGATCTTTCTATTGTGAATTTTTCATATGTTGAAATAATATAATAAAGTCGTTGTTTCATTCATATCGAACGAAGACTTGCTATTTTTCTTATGATCTCAAAAGCTTCGTTGTTTTTTATAAATTTAGTCGTTTGTAAGAAGGGCTACTTCCTGGAATTTTTCCTTTTTCATCGGTTATCGGACTTGGCTTACGTTTAGCCATGATTCCCTAAAATTTTTCTCAGCCTCTGTTCCGAATGCTGTTGTGAATTTTTCATATGTTGAAAATATTTTATGTTGGGTATAAAAAGAGCCGCCATAATGGCGACTCCCTAAAATATATGCATTATATTAAGTCCGGCCAGTCCAATCTGCTCCGGCGATTTCTTTCCATCGTGCTCTAATCTCATCATATAATTTCTGTGGTAGTGGCCCTTTAGCCACAAGGTCGGCATTTTGCTGCCAGCGATTGGGCTTGGCTGTTCCTACAATAGCCGTATCTACGCCTTCGGTACTTAGCGTGAAACGCAGTGCTGTTTCTACCGCTGCCTGAGCATCTTCACCCAGAAAACCATAGTTAAGTTCACTTAAGCGCTTCCAGTATATAAATGGATAAGCCTCTTCCGAAAGTGTTTCATACGTCCAGGCCGCATTGGCAATTGGTCTTTTCGCGATTACACCCATGTTTCGTTTTCTTGCCTCAGGCAACGTAAGATCAATTGCTTCCTGATCTGCGATATTTAATGAAGTCTCCAGGCTATCAAATACTCCGGTCTGAATCGCATACAGCGCATCTGTTGTATCCCCACTATATCCGATAAATCTGGTCTTTCCTGCTTCCTTGGCACGTTGCAGTACTTCAATTACTGCTCCTTGTCGAAGAACTTCTTCAGAACAGCTATGCAAATGGATAACATCCACATAGTCCGTTTTCAACCGTTTCAAACTACGGTCAATCGTTTGCTCCAGTACTTTGGCATCCCAATCCGGACCTTCGATCCCGGCAGCATGTCCACATTTGGTGAACAAATAGTAGTCGTCACGCCGATGGGACAGCACCTCACCGATTAATTCCTCGCTGTCACCGTAACATTCAGCCGTGTCAATCACGTTTAATCCGGCATCGAGGGCACTATTCAACAATGTCGCTACATCCGTTTTGGATACATTTTTGCCTATTTCCGCTCCGCCAAATCCAAGTGTACTTACCTTCATGCCCGTGTTTCCGTAATTACGTAGTTCCATGGTTATCGTCCTCCAAGTTCAGTGAATTGGGTACAGATAAATAGAAATACAGATAACTTCCCATATGTTATTACCCATGAGTTGGTTAAGCCACCCACTTTTCCAGACTGCACCCAACTTCATTTATTTAGAAACCATAAATGGACATTCCACCGTCAACCAACAACGTTTGACCCGTTATATATCCCGCTGCATCTGATGCCAGGAACACAACCGGCCCTACCACTTCTTCCAGTTCTCCCACTCGCTGTAGCGGTGTACGACTTACAATTTCCTGCAAATACTGGGGATCATCCAGCAGTTTTTCGGTCAGCGGTGTTCGGAAATACCATGG
The window above is part of the Paenibacillus sp. 1781tsa1 genome. Proteins encoded here:
- a CDS encoding DUF1989 domain-containing protein, whose amino-acid sequence is MNTNQRHKQSYRIPAKTGYALKVSKGSLLRITDLEGQQVIDFVAYDATDANHRLDPGVTMDVLRTYRIKPGQFVYSNQYQPLLKIVRDTVGVHDFFNSACRPEMYEVLYDKKDHASCYHNLNTALEPFGILPPDQHYPFNLFMKSVVDSEGKIDVVAPDSRAGDYIEMEALMDLTIGLSACPCEESSCNGYNCTPIQLDVEL
- a CDS encoding amidase; amino-acid sequence: MSSFSYTSHDAVGLAELIRSREVSPVELLEAAFARLEEVNPQLNAVIRTYENRAREEASLVRPGEQPFAGVPLLLKDISQSLEGEFLTSGSRLFSEHRALRNSNFVTRLRDAGFLIIGHTNTPEFGLKNITEPRLHGPSRNPWNINHSPGGSSGGAAAAVASGIVPLAGASDGGGSIRIPASFSGLFGLKPTRGRTPVGPGVGRQWQGASIDFALSRSVRDSAALLDTLQVIQPEAAFHAPLFPGSYLADMSYPHQRKLKIAYTTDSPVGTPVSAEAKESVFKLVRWLEEQGHYVEEKLSPVNGVRLMENYYMMNSGEMAAMISTMERSMGRALTSDDMEIESWVLAEAGKKVSAAEFVHSLAEWDVAAAQMSTLFERYDFYVTPVNAFPAPKIGELTPHDEQIRNLMRISELDKTQQQQLIYEMFEPSLTYTPFTQLANLTGQPAISIPLHITPGGLPMGVQVMATKGREDWLLHLAAQLEQSDLWIGMKGNPLFPA
- a CDS encoding amino acid permease — translated: MKSQQHRKKDNDKLSWVSLSLFGAGCTLGTGFFLGTSLAIHWAGISVLILLVLAAAGTYFVFGALAQMTADDPKEGAFRTYAGEAFGPWAGFGSGWMYWFSEMLIMGSSLTALGLFSQFWFPKFPLWAFVAIYAAIGLFIAALGAKGLTKTENILAVIKLAATVAFIAIAGAACLGWLPVKVTPEQLKNEWFPHGGKGVWTGFIYAFFAFAGIEVMGLMAANLKEPKDAVKSGRVMLLSVSTLYVIAIALILFLVPSAQLTPDESPLVKAMSTIGLTVVVHILNGILIIAGFSTMVASLYAITSMLVKLAEDGDAPKLFTKTWGKKDMPLQALCCTAAGLLLSTLMALWMPKSLFEYVTTAGSLVLMYTWLLICITYIKKLKPVKWNRIKVWIAMVLIVAAVAGTAMEKASRTGLLASVGLVVFLGIITYIVHKVRGSKSAQSSPSRP
- a CDS encoding YqcI/YcgG family protein; this encodes MAELYSADEINSLYERLPSWQQDAYSQFADMIADENNTYPCVPGRMGFLSGHLRYGFTCDPRSEHAAEDMADLLRQYGPVSRDTGHYASMVVICETPSDLKDHTTVEQYQTLFWQMLNRVSSHDTEPWPEHISTDPHDSSWEFCFGGEPYFCFCATPAHKLRASRHFPYLMFAFQPRWVFESINDNTPLGRKMKTLIRKRLAAYDAVPAHPSLMWYGQQDNLEWKQYFLPDDEQTPSKCPFMRMKQALGKLTK
- a CDS encoding LysE family translocator; translation: MSVLFSYIILGISLSAPIGPINAAQLDRGARHGFMHAWILGLGAMFADLVYMLLIYFGVAHFLDTPFMRSFLWSFGSFILIYTGVETLSKLKQGIHGTSTAEATVRKSFISGFLMALSNPLNILFWLGIYGSILATTVKHTDTAHLLLYSSGIFIGILVWDVIMAGMASRFHKHSSENVLRWISIISGICLIGFGLYFGYEAVRSIFF
- a CDS encoding aldo/keto reductase — encoded protein: MELRNYGNTGMKVSTLGFGGAEIGKNVSKTDVATLLNSALDAGLNVIDTAECYGDSEELIGEVLSHRRDDYYLFTKCGHAAGIEGPDWDAKVLEQTIDRSLKRLKTDYVDVIHLHSCSEEVLRQGAVIEVLQRAKEAGKTRFIGYSGDTTDALYAIQTGVFDSLETSLNIADQEAIDLTLPEARKRNMGVIAKRPIANAAWTYETLSEEAYPFIYWKRLSELNYGFLGEDAQAAVETALRFTLSTEGVDTAIVGTAKPNRWQQNADLVAKGPLPQKLYDEIRARWKEIAGADWTGRT